A genomic region of Methylobacterium durans contains the following coding sequences:
- a CDS encoding cytochrome P450, producing the protein MAVVWKGAGRPVRGRTHEPPGPAGLPLLGNLLDLRRDPLAFFTACADRYGDVVSLHFGPKPALLLNDPAEIEPVLVGRHRAYPKPDFFWRQVTAVFGNGLLISQGSFWQRQRRLAAPAFAGPKLASYADTMVRLTEQMLDGWRTGEERDLHTDMMALTLKIAAETLFGAASAEDMTCMDAALADLRGEIASRFVRPFLIPDAVPLPGHLRYKRALRCVEGVVERIIREKRFFQDGDDLLTALMNARDETGEPMSDRQLRDEVVTFLLAGHETTALALTWTMYLLGRHPEADAAVAAEASAVLGDSTATDDDVARLRLAERTVMEGMRLYPPAWVIGREAGADCEIKGYRVRAGTPLYVSPWVLHRDPRFYDEPEAFRPARWKDDPVRRLPRFAYLPFGGGPRICIAHRFAMMEAVLILASIVRRFRLEPCSKQPIAPLASITLSPLGSVRNRVEARHNPLIRGGSL; encoded by the coding sequence GTGGCTGTCGTCTGGAAAGGCGCGGGTCGCCCCGTCAGGGGACGTACTCACGAGCCACCCGGCCCTGCAGGCCTACCTCTCCTTGGCAATCTCCTGGACCTGCGGCGCGACCCGCTCGCCTTCTTCACAGCGTGTGCCGATCGCTACGGGGACGTCGTTTCCCTCCACTTTGGCCCGAAGCCCGCTCTCTTGCTCAACGATCCAGCCGAGATTGAGCCTGTTCTGGTCGGCCGGCACCGTGCGTACCCAAAGCCCGACTTCTTCTGGCGGCAGGTCACGGCGGTCTTCGGCAACGGCCTGCTGATCAGCCAGGGCAGCTTTTGGCAGCGACAGCGCCGTCTGGCTGCACCCGCATTCGCGGGACCGAAGCTTGCCAGCTACGCCGACACCATGGTCCGTCTCACCGAGCAGATGCTCGACGGATGGCGGACGGGTGAGGAGCGCGATCTGCACACCGATATGATGGCGCTTACCCTCAAGATCGCCGCCGAGACGCTGTTCGGTGCGGCGTCTGCCGAGGACATGACCTGCATGGACGCGGCCCTGGCAGACCTCAGAGGCGAGATCGCCTCGCGCTTTGTGCGCCCCTTCCTGATCCCTGATGCGGTGCCACTGCCGGGGCACCTCCGCTACAAACGTGCCCTGCGTTGTGTCGAAGGGGTGGTCGAACGGATCATCCGCGAGAAGCGCTTCTTTCAGGATGGCGATGATCTGCTCACCGCCCTCATGAACGCCCGCGACGAGACGGGCGAGCCGATGTCGGACCGCCAGCTTCGGGACGAGGTCGTGACCTTCCTCCTGGCCGGGCATGAGACGACCGCGCTGGCGCTCACCTGGACCATGTATCTGCTCGGCCGGCATCCCGAAGCGGATGCCGCCGTTGCTGCGGAAGCCTCGGCCGTGCTGGGCGACAGCACCGCCACGGATGATGATGTGGCACGTCTGCGACTAGCCGAACGAACCGTCATGGAGGGCATGCGCCTATACCCGCCTGCCTGGGTGATCGGCCGCGAAGCTGGTGCGGATTGCGAGATCAAGGGCTACCGCGTTCGAGCCGGAACGCCGCTGTACGTGTCACCCTGGGTGCTGCATCGCGACCCGCGCTTCTACGATGAGCCTGAGGCGTTTCGTCCGGCGCGGTGGAAGGATGATCCCGTGCGTCGCTTGCCGCGCTTTGCCTACCTACCGTTCGGGGGCGGACCGCGTATCTGCATCGCGCACCGGTTCGCGATGATGGAGGCGGTGCTGATCCTGGCGAGCATCGTTCGCCGGTTCCGCCTTGAACCGTGCTCCAAGCAGCCGATCGCTCCGCTAGCCTCGATTACACTCAGTCCGCTCGGCAGTGTCCGGAACCGGGTTGAGGCTCGGCACAACCCGTTGATCCGGGGAGGTTCGCTCTGA
- a CDS encoding response regulator yields MRPVSTLLPPRSDPIGAITHGVAHGLADTCKLPSENLPTRLHELVQFLREREAPEPTKLVVIIEDDPEVRDMAVALLEETVLDVVVCESGEAAVQLLQERANDVAMLFTDVRLAGAMSGVELAKAVSGLWPGIRLVVTSGQVDGQIADLPDEAVFMAKPWLALNVLQQVDQAVRCTGLPVK; encoded by the coding sequence ATGCGCCCAGTCAGCACTCTGCTGCCCCCTCGTTCAGATCCCATTGGAGCTATTACTCATGGCGTCGCACATGGGTTGGCTGACACCTGCAAGCTTCCAAGCGAGAACCTGCCGACGCGCTTGCATGAGCTTGTACAGTTTCTGCGAGAGCGGGAAGCGCCCGAACCCACAAAGCTCGTGGTGATCATCGAGGACGATCCTGAAGTGCGGGATATGGCCGTGGCTCTCCTTGAGGAGACTGTCCTTGATGTGGTCGTGTGCGAGAGCGGCGAGGCCGCAGTACAGTTGCTGCAGGAGCGAGCCAACGATGTGGCTATGCTCTTCACGGATGTGCGGCTTGCAGGTGCGATGAGCGGCGTTGAACTCGCGAAGGCTGTAAGCGGCCTCTGGCCGGGCATTCGCCTCGTTGTGACCTCCGGTCAGGTCGACGGCCAAATCGCGGACCTACCAGATGAGGCCGTCTTCATGGCCAAGCCCTGGCTGGCCCTGAATGTCCTGCAGCAAGTGGACCAAGCTGTGCGGTGTACCGGCCTGCCTGTGAAGTAA
- a CDS encoding glutathione S-transferase N-terminal domain-containing protein, whose amino-acid sequence MGRSIVGRRGATAVAGTGRARFNRQKRCAVGDPPAACKASREVGSLAIMVRSVDAKETSPRLYVMKISHYCERARWGLDYQGIRYDEQAWAPALHVPLARRLAKQTNVPILVAGERVVQGSGAILSWAGLNDGDTAMERRFETVIGPLIRAYVYAGTLHDPRSGVREVLLHGVSPLQAALGRAGWPVIRRLMANRMGIRPERLPDLARRIESELDWADALVEDGAPLSRGFGRTAITAASILAPLARPDALPLYRQVRLQPEMERAFERWSARPALRWVLNTYAQHRHCSGQQSDLHDP is encoded by the coding sequence ATGGGGCGCAGCATTGTCGGGCGCCGTGGCGCGACCGCGGTGGCAGGCACCGGCCGCGCACGTTTCAACCGTCAAAAGCGATGTGCGGTCGGTGATCCGCCGGCCGCATGCAAGGCGTCCCGCGAGGTGGGGAGCTTGGCAATCATGGTTCGATCCGTCGATGCGAAGGAGACGAGCCCGCGTCTCTACGTGATGAAGATCTCGCATTACTGCGAGCGGGCACGCTGGGGCCTCGATTACCAAGGCATCCGCTACGATGAACAGGCGTGGGCGCCTGCCCTCCACGTGCCGCTCGCCCGTCGTCTCGCCAAGCAGACGAATGTCCCCATCCTCGTGGCCGGCGAGCGGGTCGTGCAGGGCAGTGGCGCCATCCTGTCCTGGGCCGGCCTCAACGATGGCGACACGGCGATGGAGCGCCGCTTCGAGACTGTGATCGGTCCCCTCATCCGCGCGTACGTCTATGCGGGGACGCTTCACGATCCGCGCTCCGGCGTCCGTGAGGTGTTGCTGCACGGCGTCTCGCCCTTGCAGGCCGCCCTTGGTCGCGCGGGCTGGCCTGTAATCCGCCGATTGATGGCGAACAGGATGGGGATACGGCCGGAGCGCCTGCCCGACCTTGCGCGACGGATCGAGAGTGAACTCGATTGGGCCGATGCGCTGGTGGAGGATGGCGCCCCGCTCAGCCGCGGCTTCGGGCGCACTGCGATCACCGCGGCCAGCATACTAGCGCCTTTGGCGCGACCAGACGCGCTTCCACTCTATAGGCAGGTGCGCCTTCAACCCGAGATGGAACGTGCCTTCGAGCGCTGGAGCGCGCGGCCTGCTTTGCGCTGGGTGCTGAACACGTATGCTCAGCACCGGCATTGTTCAGGCCAGCAGTCTGACTTGCACGATCCATAA
- a CDS encoding GlxA family transcriptional regulator, whose amino-acid sequence MPNHPRFPPMQLRPVEVLAFPGVQVLDVTGPLQVFASANEHVARFGGVPPYRLQVVAKDGGSVTSSAGLALATEPLVPVRGGVDTLIIAGGPGVEAAAADCELIDWLRRRAEHSRRVASVCTGAFILAASGALDGRRAVTHWSYCEEFARRFPAVRVEADPIFLHDDAVWTSAGVTAGIDLALALVEEDLGRETALAVARYLVVFLKRPGGQAQFSAALSLQTAGDRFGALHRWMRANIGADLSLPVLAAEAGMSERSFSRRYLEETGVTPARAAERLRVEAARQMLAETRHPVKRIAQRCGFGSEETMRRSFLRLLAITPHDYRSRFGTDPQAAGNVRPRKTMGG is encoded by the coding sequence ATGCCAAATCACCCTCGTTTCCCGCCAATGCAGCTTCGGCCCGTGGAGGTGCTCGCCTTCCCTGGCGTGCAAGTGCTTGACGTCACCGGACCGCTCCAGGTCTTCGCCTCCGCCAACGAGCACGTTGCCCGGTTCGGGGGCGTCCCGCCTTACCGTCTACAAGTTGTCGCGAAGGATGGCGGAAGTGTCACGTCCTCTGCCGGCTTGGCGCTCGCGACGGAGCCTCTGGTGCCGGTGCGTGGGGGAGTCGATACGCTGATCATCGCCGGAGGGCCCGGCGTCGAAGCGGCAGCCGCCGATTGCGAGTTGATCGATTGGCTGCGCAGGCGGGCGGAACACTCACGACGCGTTGCCTCCGTCTGCACCGGCGCTTTCATCCTGGCGGCCTCCGGCGCACTGGACGGCCGGCGCGCCGTCACTCACTGGTCCTACTGTGAAGAGTTTGCCCGCCGTTTCCCGGCGGTGCGGGTCGAGGCGGACCCGATCTTCCTACACGACGATGCAGTCTGGACCTCGGCCGGGGTAACCGCCGGCATCGACTTGGCGTTGGCGCTCGTCGAGGAGGACCTCGGTCGCGAGACGGCCTTGGCGGTGGCCCGCTATCTCGTCGTCTTCCTGAAACGTCCCGGTGGCCAAGCACAGTTCAGCGCGGCCTTGTCGCTGCAGACGGCCGGGGACCGCTTCGGCGCGCTGCATCGCTGGATGCGGGCGAATATCGGCGCTGACCTATCGCTACCGGTCCTGGCCGCAGAAGCGGGCATGAGCGAACGCAGCTTCAGCCGGCGCTATCTGGAGGAGACCGGGGTGACGCCGGCCCGCGCTGCCGAGCGCCTGAGGGTTGAGGCCGCACGCCAGATGCTTGCGGAGACCCGACATCCGGTTAAGCGGATCGCTCAGCGTTGCGGATTTGGGTCCGAGGAGACCATGCGCCGGAGCTTCTTGCGTCTGCTCGCGATCACGCCGCACGACTATCGCTCTCGCTTCGGCACAGATCCACAGGCCGCTGGCAATGTTCGCCCCCGGAAGACAATGGGCGGTTGA
- a CDS encoding DJ-1/PfpI family protein, with amino-acid sequence MIPPDKHLEIGSLLFEGVDQIDLTGPFEVLSRIPNSTYRIYGKTAEPVRDVRGLRLTPDAAIGEAPQLDVLHVPGGFGQEDLMEDEAVLRWLRHQAAGARSVFSVCTGALLCGAAGLLRGRRATTHWASFDLLPYFGAIPINERVVVDGTWVFAAGVTAGIDGALRLAAELRGEDAAKAIQLYMAYAPEPPFDSGTPERAPPTILEQARASVAGITKRREATARRAAAKLGVKS; translated from the coding sequence ATGATCCCGCCCGATAAGCACCTGGAAATCGGCTCGCTCCTCTTCGAAGGCGTCGACCAGATCGATCTCACCGGCCCGTTCGAAGTGCTGTCGCGCATTCCGAACTCGACCTACCGCATCTACGGCAAGACGGCTGAGCCCGTTCGTGACGTTCGGGGTCTTAGACTGACACCGGATGCGGCCATCGGCGAAGCCCCACAGCTCGACGTGCTGCATGTGCCCGGCGGCTTTGGGCAGGAGGATCTGATGGAGGACGAGGCCGTCCTCCGTTGGCTCCGACACCAGGCTGCCGGCGCAAGGAGCGTCTTTTCAGTTTGTACCGGCGCCCTGCTCTGTGGAGCCGCCGGCCTCCTGAGGGGCCGCCGAGCCACGACCCACTGGGCGTCATTTGACCTGCTCCCCTACTTTGGCGCGATCCCAATCAACGAGCGGGTCGTCGTTGACGGCACGTGGGTGTTCGCGGCGGGCGTGACAGCCGGGATAGACGGAGCCCTGCGCCTCGCGGCGGAGCTGCGCGGTGAGGATGCGGCGAAGGCCATCCAGCTCTACATGGCCTACGCCCCCGAACCGCCGTTCGACAGCGGCACACCGGAGAGGGCACCTCCTACCATCCTCGAACAGGCACGCGCCTCGGTCGCTGGGATCACAAAACGGCGCGAGGCCACCGCGCGTCGCGCCGCCGCCAAGCTCGGCGTGAAGTCCTAG
- a CDS encoding cation acetate symporter produces the protein MQAANNPLAVTFFFVFMALTLGITYWAARRTRTTEQFFAAGGQITAWQNGWALAGDFLSAAALLGIAGIITSNGFDGLIYSIGFLVGWPIISLLIVEPLRNLGKFTFADVVAYRLRQRPVRMAAAIGTLTVILLYLIAQMVATGSLIKLLFGLPYAASVIVVGTAMLTYVIFGGMLATTWVQVIKAVLLSLGGLILAVLVLAHFDMNPLKLFSAAADKYGERVLQPGSKVAGSGWDAISLGVGLMFGTAALPHILMRAFTVPDVKEARMSILYATGIIGSFHLLVFVIGFGAMVLVGPEAVIKAGGGGNMAAPLLALTVGGNGFFGFICAVAFATMLAVVAGLTLSGVATVCHDLWVNVVRSGHAPECEQLTVARIATVAIAVLAVFLGIVFEGQNVAFMAGLAFAVAAAANFPALLLSITWKRFTTSAAVASILVGTFSSLLLICLSPTVQVDVLGRSLAEVSQAWWFVPMKNPALISMPLSFLVAIAVSLVTEENGAEGTFREMRRRIMFGASEEVCSGR, from the coding sequence ATGCAGGCAGCGAACAACCCACTAGCCGTGACGTTCTTCTTCGTCTTCATGGCGCTAACGCTCGGCATCACCTACTGGGCCGCGAGGCGAACGCGCACCACGGAACAGTTCTTCGCCGCAGGCGGCCAGATCACAGCTTGGCAGAACGGCTGGGCGCTCGCGGGTGACTTCCTCAGCGCGGCCGCGCTCTTGGGCATCGCCGGCATCATCACGTCGAACGGATTTGACGGACTGATTTACTCCATTGGCTTCCTGGTGGGTTGGCCGATCATCTCGCTCCTGATCGTCGAGCCGCTGCGTAACCTCGGAAAGTTCACCTTCGCCGACGTCGTCGCCTACCGCTTGCGGCAACGCCCTGTGCGCATGGCCGCCGCCATTGGGACACTGACCGTCATCCTGCTCTACCTGATCGCCCAGATGGTCGCGACGGGCTCGCTGATCAAACTTCTCTTCGGCTTGCCCTACGCGGCGTCGGTCATCGTAGTCGGGACGGCCATGCTCACCTACGTGATTTTCGGCGGTATGCTGGCGACCACTTGGGTCCAAGTTATCAAGGCTGTTCTCCTGTCCCTTGGCGGCCTAATCTTGGCGGTCCTGGTGCTGGCGCACTTCGACATGAACCCGCTGAAGCTCTTCTCGGCAGCGGCGGACAAGTACGGCGAGCGTGTCCTTCAGCCTGGGTCGAAGGTTGCGGGAAGCGGCTGGGACGCGATCTCGCTCGGCGTCGGGCTGATGTTCGGAACCGCCGCGTTGCCCCACATCCTAATGCGCGCCTTCACGGTTCCAGATGTGAAGGAGGCTCGGATGTCAATCCTCTACGCCACCGGTATCATCGGCTCGTTCCACCTCCTGGTCTTCGTGATCGGCTTTGGAGCGATGGTCCTCGTCGGGCCCGAGGCGGTGATCAAAGCCGGCGGCGGCGGCAATATGGCGGCCCCGCTTCTCGCCCTCACGGTTGGTGGCAACGGATTCTTCGGCTTCATCTGTGCGGTCGCCTTCGCGACGATGCTCGCGGTTGTCGCCGGGCTGACGCTTTCCGGGGTGGCCACAGTCTGCCACGATCTCTGGGTCAACGTGGTCCGCAGCGGCCATGCGCCGGAGTGCGAGCAACTCACCGTCGCCCGGATCGCGACGGTCGCCATCGCCGTCCTGGCGGTGTTTCTCGGAATCGTGTTCGAAGGGCAGAACGTCGCGTTCATGGCGGGTCTGGCGTTCGCCGTGGCTGCAGCCGCCAATTTCCCAGCCCTGCTGCTGTCTATCACCTGGAAGCGGTTCACGACCTCAGCGGCAGTCGCCAGCATCCTAGTCGGGACGTTCTCCTCACTCCTGCTGATCTGCCTCTCGCCCACGGTTCAGGTGGACGTGCTGGGACGAAGCCTCGCAGAAGTGTCCCAAGCCTGGTGGTTCGTCCCGATGAAGAACCCAGCCCTCATCAGCATGCCCCTGTCCTTCCTCGTCGCCATAGCCGTCTCGCTCGTTACCGAGGAGAATGGAGCGGAGGGCACATTCCGGGAGATGCGTCGGAGGATCATGTTCGGTGCATCAGAGGAGGTTTGCTCCGGTCGCTGA
- a CDS encoding DUF485 domain-containing protein, translated as MLSPDRVVPHEDSDDFAKLSRRKSRVAAALSVVMIAMYFGFMTMFAFAKPTMGMILAPGLSLCILLGAGVVVGSFVLCLVYVVWANRFYDPAVRRIMN; from the coding sequence ATGCTTTCACCGGACAGAGTAGTCCCTCATGAGGACAGCGATGATTTTGCGAAGCTCTCAAGAAGAAAATCGCGGGTCGCAGCGGCTTTGAGCGTCGTTATGATCGCGATGTACTTTGGATTCATGACCATGTTCGCATTCGCCAAGCCCACAATGGGAATGATCTTGGCGCCTGGCTTGTCCCTCTGCATCCTGCTCGGCGCGGGGGTTGTCGTTGGGTCGTTTGTACTCTGCCTCGTCTACGTGGTCTGGGCGAATCGCTTCTACGACCCGGCCGTGCGCCGCATCATGAATTGA
- a CDS encoding LysR family transcriptional regulator, protein MFDWNDLTYFLELARHGRLMPAARRLKVDNTTVSRRIAELERGLDTKLFQRCSDGFLLSEAGHKLFVIAEAIEQKMLCVPEALGLQDAAQPAGRVRVASMEGIAAFYLSAKFSEFAATAPGIVVELVTERHLINLTKREADISVSFVPPQGPRLKVRRVGEFRLALFASKRYLTRRGRPETRADLQDHDFVDYVDDLVAIEPVHWLLEVLRPTNVVFRSTSMAAQQTAAATGAGIALLPLFSAKTNPALVPILPDDVVVRRELYLGVHEDIEHVGRVRAVTRFLADLFTQEADYLNQF, encoded by the coding sequence ATGTTCGATTGGAACGACCTCACCTATTTCCTTGAACTCGCCCGGCATGGTCGGCTGATGCCGGCCGCGCGTCGGCTCAAGGTCGACAACACGACAGTCAGCCGGCGCATCGCCGAGTTGGAGCGGGGGCTCGACACAAAGCTCTTTCAACGCTGTTCCGACGGCTTCCTGCTGTCCGAGGCCGGTCATAAGCTCTTCGTGATCGCTGAGGCCATCGAGCAGAAGATGCTCTGCGTGCCGGAGGCGCTCGGCTTACAGGACGCAGCCCAGCCCGCGGGACGTGTGCGAGTCGCCAGCATGGAAGGAATCGCCGCCTTCTATCTTTCGGCCAAGTTTAGCGAGTTCGCCGCGACTGCGCCCGGCATCGTCGTCGAGCTCGTCACCGAGCGGCACCTGATCAACCTGACCAAGCGCGAGGCAGACATCTCGGTATCCTTTGTGCCTCCTCAAGGTCCGCGCCTCAAGGTGCGGCGGGTCGGCGAGTTCCGCCTAGCCCTGTTCGCCTCCAAACGCTACCTAACCCGACGCGGTCGACCGGAGACACGCGCCGATCTGCAGGATCACGACTTCGTGGACTATGTCGACGACCTCGTGGCTATCGAGCCGGTGCATTGGCTCCTCGAAGTCCTGCGGCCGACGAACGTGGTCTTCCGGTCGACCAGCATGGCGGCCCAGCAGACCGCCGCGGCGACCGGTGCCGGAATCGCCCTGTTGCCGCTTTTCTCGGCCAAGACGAACCCGGCCCTCGTGCCCATATTGCCCGACGACGTCGTCGTACGACGCGAGCTCTACCTCGGCGTCCATGAAGACATCGAGCATGTCGGCCGCGTTCGAGCAGTGACCCGCTTCCTGGCCGACCTGTTCACCCAAGAGGCAGACTACTTGAACCAATTTTGA